One window of the Brevundimonas goettingensis genome contains the following:
- a CDS encoding DUF4214 domain-containing protein, with product MPTILVRDTTYEVGEGQSLEFVNTPAFRVQDPTQDYGQLELAPHLINRGTIWAHSNAAPFLSGTRVIFNGIYNDYLTDGGDFFEATFVNTVTGVMRFSGETASTDVFGFFSGGGSADFQNDGVFIVESLGDATALSTYNGGVTGSDSDYMGFEFLNSGRVTVTSDRNASGIMMYNGGLGHNSGLIDVRGSASAIGVLIWGHHSEFLNTGTITAQKTSGTDTSIGISVAAGVFDSHIFNSGLISAAVAITERPVSGGFFPVGNDWIENTGEIRGDITLYFGTDRITNTGLISGNISFASGDDLFLGGEGRLVGRLSMGDGDDRVFSGTGNDDVFGGAGRDEIHAGSGADAVDGGDGDDLIFGDAGDDRLTGGAGRDLLFGGDGADILYAAGGDTLIGGAGSDRLVLSAGADEIVLGADGGDDIIEGFDAAEDRFALGGAQFLGATIEGADTRLTYTGGSVLVRGATTLSLSQWNALATGGSSASPGGDGSLTGAASADDLIGDARANRIEGGAGADRIFGEDGDDLLIGGTGDDLLAGGRGWDRLEGGDGNDRLVDDEGGMDAYGGAGDDIIAGGVGNDRIDGGVGGDLLSGGIGNDVIDGGADADTIDGGDGDDTLYGGSGANLITGGFGHDIIYGGDDGERLIGDYGDDEIHGGGGNDNISGGWDDDILYGDAGHDTIDAGGGTDLVHGGDGDDVLSGDGLYSRFFGEAGNDVINSRTVEGWLYGGEGNDKISNTGGSRGHLFGGDGNDTLLGSGTGDILQGGDGDDTIYGGLGNSLDIVDYSDARSGITLDLRIQGAQDTGGSGRDYIGFVSRFVGSNFADNLIGSSGAETFNGAAGDDLITGGGGNDTLDGGAGSDTAVFSGLFSAYTIRTIDGVTTVSGTGSGTSTLTNFEFLKFADRTVALASLNVVNGTASADTLSGTTGNDVINGLAGNDILNGLAGNDVLTGGAGSDQINGGDGIDTAAYAGIRRQYGTANSSTVVGGPEGGADTLTSIENARFVDGTLTFDVDSASAQVMRLYDAALGRHYDEAGLEGQAAWIANGTITLRTLADAFVHSAEFLDRFGALDNRTFIEQLYRFSLGRDGEPEGVNGWTASLNAGMSRGDVVIGFSESAEHRGLTQAVLNQGLWVADQQALIIARLYDATFDRLPDSAGLIGWTASLKGGMALSQIASGFADSPEFQARYGGLSNWDFVAQLFRFCLNREGDPAGIQNWVNNIDAGLRTRAQVLLEFSESQEHVNLTTPNMLAGIQTFDYHSSPAEVVGDAAAKAAAEPLVLPTLTSEDGPGDALVLPAVASEDAAIKDVALTLPALTLPALIHDDAFVLPAEVALEPLVLPFEEPAPGDLKSDLFPDEAPVPGHDVALTLPEWTGGDGIDLNGDHSAWRRVDDTGHWTFH from the coding sequence GTGCCGACGATTCTGGTTAGAGACACCACCTATGAGGTCGGTGAAGGTCAGTCGCTAGAGTTTGTGAACACCCCGGCCTTTCGGGTTCAGGATCCGACCCAGGACTATGGGCAACTGGAGCTGGCGCCGCATCTGATCAACCGTGGCACGATCTGGGCGCACAGCAATGCGGCGCCCTTCCTGTCCGGCACACGCGTCATTTTCAACGGCATATACAACGACTATCTGACCGATGGCGGGGACTTTTTTGAAGCAACCTTCGTCAACACAGTGACGGGGGTTATGCGCTTTTCCGGGGAAACCGCGTCTACGGACGTCTTCGGCTTTTTCTCCGGTGGCGGGAGCGCAGATTTTCAGAACGACGGAGTGTTTATCGTCGAGTCCCTCGGCGATGCGACCGCGCTGAGCACCTATAACGGCGGGGTTACGGGCAGCGACAGCGACTACATGGGCTTCGAGTTCCTGAACTCGGGCCGGGTGACCGTCACTTCCGACCGCAACGCCAGCGGGATCATGATGTACAATGGCGGCCTGGGTCATAACTCGGGGCTTATCGATGTCCGCGGCTCCGCCTCCGCCATCGGCGTGCTGATCTGGGGACATCACAGCGAGTTCCTCAACACCGGCACGATCACAGCGCAAAAGACGTCGGGAACCGACACCAGCATCGGCATATCCGTCGCCGCCGGTGTCTTCGATTCGCACATTTTCAACTCTGGCCTGATCAGCGCCGCCGTCGCCATCACCGAGCGCCCGGTCAGCGGCGGCTTCTTCCCCGTCGGCAACGACTGGATCGAGAACACCGGCGAAATCCGCGGCGACATCACCCTGTATTTCGGCACGGACAGGATCACCAACACCGGGCTGATCTCCGGCAACATCTCCTTCGCTTCGGGCGACGATCTCTTCCTGGGCGGTGAGGGACGGCTGGTCGGCCGTCTGTCCATGGGCGACGGTGATGACCGCGTCTTCTCCGGGACCGGCAACGACGATGTCTTCGGCGGCGCGGGTCGCGATGAAATTCACGCCGGGTCAGGCGCGGATGCGGTGGACGGCGGCGATGGCGACGACCTGATCTTCGGCGATGCCGGCGACGACCGCCTGACCGGTGGTGCGGGTCGAGACCTGTTGTTCGGCGGCGACGGCGCGGACATCCTTTACGCCGCTGGCGGCGACACCCTGATCGGGGGCGCGGGATCGGACCGTCTGGTGCTGTCGGCAGGGGCCGACGAGATCGTTCTGGGCGCGGACGGCGGCGACGATATCATCGAGGGTTTCGATGCCGCCGAGGACCGGTTCGCCCTGGGTGGCGCGCAGTTCCTGGGCGCGACGATCGAGGGCGCGGACACTCGCCTGACCTACACGGGCGGCTCGGTTCTGGTGCGGGGCGCAACGACGCTTTCCTTGTCACAATGGAACGCCCTGGCCACCGGCGGATCCAGCGCGTCTCCGGGGGGCGACGGGTCGCTGACAGGCGCGGCTTCGGCGGACGATCTGATCGGCGACGCGCGAGCCAACCGCATCGAAGGCGGGGCGGGGGCCGATCGCATCTTCGGCGAGGATGGGGACGACCTGCTTATCGGCGGCACAGGCGATGATCTCCTGGCCGGCGGACGCGGCTGGGATCGGCTTGAAGGCGGCGACGGCAATGACCGGCTGGTCGATGACGAGGGCGGGATGGACGCCTATGGCGGCGCCGGGGACGATATCATCGCGGGTGGAGTTGGGAACGACCGGATCGACGGGGGCGTCGGCGGGGATCTACTCTCGGGCGGCATTGGCAATGATGTCATCGACGGCGGCGCGGACGCCGACACCATCGATGGCGGCGATGGCGACGACACCCTTTACGGGGGATCCGGCGCCAACCTGATCACCGGCGGTTTTGGACACGACATCATCTACGGCGGCGACGACGGGGAGCGGCTCATCGGCGACTACGGCGACGACGAAATCCACGGCGGCGGCGGCAATGACAATATTTCCGGCGGATGGGATGATGACATTCTGTACGGCGACGCAGGTCACGACACCATCGACGCCGGAGGCGGGACCGATCTCGTCCATGGCGGCGACGGCGATGACGTCCTGAGCGGCGACGGCCTCTACAGCCGCTTCTTCGGGGAGGCGGGCAACGACGTCATCAACAGCCGTACCGTCGAGGGCTGGCTATACGGCGGCGAAGGCAACGACAAGATCTCCAACACCGGAGGCTCCAGAGGCCATCTGTTCGGCGGCGACGGAAACGACACCCTGCTGGGCAGCGGCACCGGCGACATCCTTCAGGGCGGTGACGGCGATGACACTATCTATGGGGGTCTGGGAAACTCACTGGACATCGTCGACTACAGCGACGCCCGGTCGGGCATTACCCTCGACCTTCGCATCCAGGGAGCTCAGGACACCGGCGGATCCGGTCGGGACTATATCGGCTTCGTTTCCCGCTTTGTCGGCTCGAACTTCGCGGACAATCTGATCGGCAGCAGCGGCGCCGAAACCTTCAATGGCGCCGCCGGCGACGACCTCATTACCGGCGGGGGAGGCAACGACACCCTTGACGGGGGAGCGGGCTCCGACACCGCCGTCTTTTCGGGCTTGTTTTCCGCCTATACCATCAGGACGATCGATGGCGTGACGACGGTATCGGGCACCGGGTCCGGCACGAGCACCCTCACCAACTTCGAGTTCCTGAAGTTTGCTGACCGGACCGTCGCGCTCGCTTCTTTGAACGTCGTCAACGGCACGGCCAGTGCGGACACCCTGAGCGGCACGACGGGCAATGACGTCATCAACGGTCTGGCCGGCAACGACATCCTGAACGGTCTGGCGGGCAACGACGTCCTGACGGGCGGTGCGGGTTCTGATCAGATCAACGGCGGCGACGGGATCGACACGGCGGCCTACGCGGGCATCCGTCGTCAATACGGGACGGCGAACAGTTCGACGGTCGTGGGCGGGCCGGAGGGCGGTGCGGATACGCTGACCTCGATCGAGAACGCGCGCTTCGTGGACGGGACGCTGACGTTCGACGTGGACAGCGCCTCGGCCCAGGTCATGCGGCTGTACGATGCGGCCCTGGGCCGGCACTATGACGAGGCGGGGCTGGAGGGCCAGGCGGCCTGGATCGCCAACGGGACCATCACCCTGCGCACCCTGGCCGACGCCTTCGTCCATTCGGCCGAGTTCCTCGACCGCTTCGGCGCCCTGGACAACCGCACCTTCATCGAACAGCTGTACCGCTTCTCCCTGGGCCGCGACGGTGAGCCGGAGGGGGTCAACGGCTGGACCGCCAGCCTCAACGCCGGGATGAGCCGCGGCGACGTCGTCATCGGCTTCTCCGAGAGCGCCGAACATCGGGGCCTCACGCAGGCGGTGCTCAACCAGGGTCTGTGGGTCGCCGACCAGCAGGCCCTGATCATCGCCCGGCTGTATGACGCCACCTTCGACCGGCTGCCGGATTCGGCCGGGCTGATCGGCTGGACGGCCTCGCTCAAGGGCGGCATGGCCCTGTCCCAGATCGCCTCCGGCTTTGCCGATTCCCCCGAGTTCCAGGCCCGCTACGGCGGCCTGTCCAACTGGGACTTCGTGGCCCAGCTGTTCCGCTTCTGCCTGAACCGCGAGGGCGACCCGGCCGGGATCCAGAACTGGGTCAACAACATCGACGCGGGCCTCAGGACCCGCGCCCAGGTCCTGCTGGAGTTCTCCGAGAGCCAGGAGCACGTCAACCTGACCACGCCCAACATGCTGGCCGGCATCCAGACCTTCGATTACCACTCCAGCCCGGCCGAGGTGGTCGGCGACGCCGCCGCCAAGGCGGCCGCCGAGCCTCTGGTCCTGCCGACCCTCACCTCTGAGGACGGGCCCGGCGACGCCCTGGTGCTGCCGGCCGTGGCCAGTGAAGACGCCGCGATCAAGGACGTGGCCCTGACCCTGCCCGCCCTGACCCTGCCCGCCCTGATCCACGACGACGCCTTCGTCCTGCCGGCCGAGGTCGCGCTGGAGCCGCTGGTCCTGCCGTTCGAAGAGCCTGCGCCCGGCGACCTCAAGTCCGATCTGTTCCCGGATGAGGCGCCCGTCCCGGGCCACGATGTCGCCCTGACCCTGCCCGAATGGACCGGCGGCGACGGGATCGACCTCAACGGCGACCATTCCGCCTGGCGCCGCGTCGACGACACCGGCCACTGGACCTTCCACTAG
- a CDS encoding DUF4214 domain-containing protein: MPVLALLPEDTGFTDSGAAMGPAGGGAVQFSEGSFSSPCPGCGSYHANFDSTDFGPLAFLNGDDRGGTPTNNKPSLTVTDAGAQITRTNQSWTTGALGTAASVSFAFRSTAPSSMPSDTTGFTRFTEVQITAALAALQAWSDVANITFNRVNDGDGYSDNATILFGDYASGQTGAAAFAYMPGNQSVTSASGDVWVNYSGTSVTPALLNYGQHTLTHEIGHAIGLSHPAAYNAAEGVSISYGVDATYYEDSRQYTVMSYFSETNTGGNYRAPNGTFASQYSAVPLLDDIAAAQRLYGANMTTRTGDTVYGFNSNADRAWFSATSASTSLIFAVWDAGGVDTLDFSGYNQAATIDLRQGSFSSVGGLTGNIAIAMGAVIENAIGGAGSDRIYGNSADNRLSGGSLGSDVIDGGLGTDTVVFSGALANYTITWNGRTGYITANGSPQFTMVTNVEFLAFSDQTIAAAPTGGLNVSGDATNDLMTGTTFTDTLSGAGGNDSLNGLGGNDQLDGGSGNDTLNGGDGDDILTGGLGNDRLDGGAGADEASYALAASAVTVNLAAGTATGAGSGTDILIGIEGVRGTSYDDLLRGDAGANILRGNGGADIMYGGAGNDAFYSGLTGLSGGAPDFIKRADGININRAQAIQLDGSFDVLPRTDVANAGTVPHATVVSTSGGNAEWYGFTATAGAAIVVDIDNASFDSVIRLYDINGQLLATNDDGSTPGDSGNDTDSAITFTVPANGMYYVEVTEWLSNEPSLTTKNITAGATYTMHISVPGHSVANTEHVGATMFGEDGDDIFYQGLSSDMSNTGSANDRIDGGAGIDTVLYTGSYMQYVITTANGVTTINGNASGAGTGIDTLTNVEFLQFGQQRYALTPDGPALTGTEAGENLYGSPGNDIILGLGGNDTIVGAPGNDLLNGGAGSDNLDGGDGIDTAAYAGIRRQYGTANSSTVVGGPEGGADTLTSIENARFVDGTLTFDVDSASAQVMRLYDAALGRHYDEAGLEGQAAWIANGTITLRTLADAFVHSAEFLDRFGALDNRTFIEQLYRFSLGRDGEPEGVNGWTASLNAGMSRGDVVIGFSESAEHRGLTQAVLNQGLWVADQQALIIARLYDATFDRLPDSAGLIGWTASLKGGMALSQIASGFADSPEFQARYGGLSNWDFVAQLFRFCLNREGDPAGIQNWVNNIDAGLRTRAQVLLEFSESQEHVNLTTPNMLAGIQTFDYHSSPAEVVGDAAAKAAAEPLVLPTLTSEDGPGDALVLPAMASEDAAIKDVALTLPALIHDDAFVLPAEVALAPLVLPADDGTDGTGDEASAALTHTPLTGATPEAGHDTALTLSDDPEWAAHHIPARLNDTGHWTLH; this comes from the coding sequence ATGCCCGTCCTGGCTCTTCTGCCCGAAGATACCGGTTTCACCGACAGCGGAGCGGCCATGGGGCCGGCGGGCGGCGGCGCGGTCCAGTTCAGCGAGGGAAGCTTCTCGTCGCCCTGCCCCGGCTGCGGCAGCTATCACGCCAACTTCGACAGCACGGATTTCGGACCCCTGGCCTTCCTGAACGGCGACGACCGCGGCGGGACGCCGACCAACAACAAGCCATCGCTCACGGTGACCGACGCTGGCGCCCAGATCACCCGCACCAATCAGAGCTGGACGACCGGCGCCCTGGGCACGGCTGCCTCGGTCAGCTTCGCCTTCCGCAGCACCGCACCCTCGTCGATGCCTTCGGACACGACCGGCTTCACCCGGTTCACCGAGGTCCAGATCACCGCGGCCCTGGCCGCGCTCCAGGCCTGGTCGGACGTCGCCAACATCACCTTCAACCGGGTCAATGACGGGGATGGCTATTCCGACAACGCCACCATCCTGTTCGGCGACTATGCCTCGGGACAGACCGGAGCGGCGGCCTTCGCCTATATGCCGGGCAACCAGTCGGTCACTTCAGCGTCAGGCGACGTCTGGGTGAACTATAGCGGCACAAGCGTCACGCCGGCGCTGCTGAACTATGGCCAGCACACCCTGACGCACGAGATCGGCCACGCCATCGGCCTGAGCCATCCCGCCGCCTACAACGCCGCCGAAGGCGTCAGCATCTCCTACGGCGTCGACGCCACCTACTATGAAGACTCCCGCCAGTACACGGTGATGAGCTACTTCAGCGAAACCAACACCGGGGGCAACTATCGCGCGCCCAACGGCACCTTCGCGAGCCAGTATTCCGCCGTCCCCCTGCTGGACGATATCGCGGCGGCCCAGCGTCTGTACGGCGCCAATATGACCACGCGGACCGGCGACACGGTCTATGGCTTCAACTCCAACGCCGACCGGGCCTGGTTCAGCGCGACCTCGGCCTCCACAAGCCTGATCTTCGCCGTCTGGGATGCCGGCGGCGTCGATACCCTCGACTTCTCGGGCTATAATCAGGCCGCGACGATCGACCTCCGCCAGGGTTCGTTCTCCAGCGTTGGCGGCCTGACGGGCAACATCGCCATCGCCATGGGCGCGGTCATCGAGAACGCTATCGGCGGGGCCGGATCCGACCGCATCTATGGCAACTCCGCCGACAACCGCCTGTCCGGCGGCTCCCTCGGATCCGACGTCATAGACGGCGGCCTGGGCACCGACACGGTGGTCTTCTCCGGCGCACTGGCGAATTACACGATCACCTGGAACGGGCGGACCGGCTACATCACCGCCAACGGCAGCCCCCAGTTCACCATGGTGACCAATGTCGAGTTCCTGGCCTTCTCCGACCAGACCATCGCCGCGGCTCCGACCGGCGGCCTGAACGTATCAGGCGACGCAACCAACGATCTGATGACCGGCACCACGTTCACCGACACCCTTTCTGGCGCCGGGGGAAACGATAGCCTCAACGGGCTGGGCGGGAATGACCAGCTTGACGGCGGCTCGGGGAACGACACCCTGAACGGTGGCGATGGCGACGACATCCTGACCGGCGGCCTTGGCAATGACCGGTTGGACGGCGGCGCGGGGGCGGATGAGGCGAGCTACGCCCTCGCCGCCAGCGCAGTCACGGTCAACCTGGCGGCGGGAACGGCGACCGGAGCCGGATCCGGAACCGACATTCTGATCGGCATCGAGGGCGTGCGGGGCACCTCTTACGATGACCTGCTGCGCGGCGACGCCGGAGCCAACATCCTGCGCGGCAACGGCGGCGCCGATATCATGTACGGCGGCGCGGGCAACGACGCGTTCTACTCCGGCCTGACCGGTCTCAGCGGTGGCGCGCCCGACTTCATCAAGCGAGCGGACGGCATCAACATTAACCGAGCCCAGGCGATCCAGCTCGACGGCTCCTTCGATGTCCTACCCCGCACGGACGTCGCCAATGCCGGGACCGTGCCGCACGCCACCGTCGTCTCCACCAGCGGCGGCAACGCCGAATGGTACGGATTCACCGCCACGGCCGGCGCTGCTATTGTCGTGGATATCGACAATGCGTCGTTCGACAGCGTGATCCGCCTCTACGATATCAACGGCCAACTCCTGGCGACGAACGACGACGGCTCGACACCGGGCGACAGCGGCAATGACACGGACTCCGCGATTACCTTCACCGTTCCCGCGAACGGCATGTATTACGTTGAAGTCACCGAATGGTTGTCCAACGAACCCTCGCTGACGACCAAGAACATTACGGCCGGCGCGACCTATACGATGCACATCTCGGTGCCCGGACACTCGGTGGCCAACACGGAACATGTTGGCGCGACCATGTTTGGCGAGGACGGGGATGACATATTCTATCAGGGCCTCTCTTCCGACATGAGCAATACCGGCTCGGCCAACGACCGTATAGACGGTGGAGCAGGCATCGACACGGTGCTCTATACCGGAAGCTACATGCAGTACGTCATCACGACGGCGAACGGCGTGACCACGATCAACGGAAACGCCTCCGGCGCCGGCACAGGCATCGACACCTTGACCAATGTCGAGTTTCTGCAATTCGGCCAGCAGCGTTACGCCCTGACCCCGGACGGCCCGGCGCTGACCGGGACAGAGGCCGGCGAGAACCTTTACGGAAGTCCGGGCAACGACATCATCCTGGGCTTGGGCGGGAATGACACCATCGTCGGCGCCCCCGGCAACGATCTTTTGAACGGCGGTGCGGGTTCGGATAATCTGGACGGCGGCGACGGGATCGACACGGCGGCGTATGCGGGCATCCGTCGTCAGTACGGGACGGCGAACAGTTCGACGGTGGTGGGCGGGCCGGAGGGCGGTGCGGATACGCTGACCTCGATCGAGAACGCGCGCTTCGTGGACGGGACGCTGACGTTCGACGTGGACAGCGCCTCGGCCCAGGTCATGCGGCTGTACGATGCGGCCCTGGGCCGGCACTATGACGAGGCGGGGCTGGAGGGCCAGGCGGCCTGGATCGCCAACGGGACCATCACCCTGCGCACCCTGGCCGACGCCTTCGTCCATTCGGCCGAGTTCCTCGACCGCTTCGGCGCCCTGGACAACCGCACCTTCATCGAACAGCTGTACCGCTTCTCCCTGGGCCGCGACGGTGAGCCGGAGGGGGTCAACGGCTGGACCGCCAGCCTCAACGCCGGGATGAGCCGCGGCGACGTCGTCATCGGCTTCTCCGAGAGCGCCGAACATCGGGGCCTCACGCAGGCGGTGCTCAACCAGGGTCTGTGGGTCGCCGACCAGCAGGCCCTGATCATCGCCCGGCTGTATGACGCCACCTTCGACCGGCTGCCGGATTCGGCCGGGCTGATCGGCTGGACGGCCTCGCTCAAGGGCGGCATGGCCCTGTCCCAGATCGCCTCCGGCTTTGCCGATTCCCCCGAGTTCCAGGCCCGCTACGGCGGCCTGTCCAACTGGGACTTCGTGGCCCAGCTGTTCCGCTTCTGCCTGAACCGCGAGGGCGACCCGGCCGGGATCCAGAACTGGGTCAACAACATCGACGCGGGCCTCAGGACCCGCGCCCAGGTCCTGCTGGAGTTCTCCGAGAGCCAGGAGCACGTCAACCTGACCACGCCCAACATGCTGGCCGGCATCCAGACCTTCGATTACCACTCCAGCCCGGCCGAGGTGGTCGGCGACGCCGCCGCCAAGGCGGCCGCCGAGCCTCTGGTCCTGCCGACCCTCACCTCTGAGGACGGGCCCGGCGACGCCCTGGTGCTGCCGGCCATGGCCAGTGAAGACGCCGCGATCAAGGACGTGGCCCTGACCCTGCCCGCCCTGATCCACGACGACGCCTTCGTCCTGCCGGCCGAGGTCGCGCTGGCGCCGCTGGTCCTGCCCGCCGACGACGGAACCGACGGGACCGGAGACGAGGCATCCGCAGCCCTGACCCACACGCCCCTGACCGGCGCCACCCCCGAAGCCGGTCACGACACCGCCCTCACCCTCTCCGACGACCCCGAATGGGCCGCACACCACATCCCCGCACGCCTCAACGACACCGGACACTGGACACTGCACTAA
- a CDS encoding class I SAM-dependent methyltransferase produces MLVDATSLGAFVSRSDEIGGPGSPACDAYWADFSYQPSYRVDQSLDPFSEAYVAEQIALYREIAGRELNQVETEMTALNLAEHVAAVNPYNHPQPSGLALHIERLSKAMRLAEIPRGGRLIDMGCGWGLSSELAAYLGLSVRAVDINPDFVSLVNQRAARSGWDISAVQSPFDSYEPAAADAVLFYECLHHAVRPWTLIETLGRSLGETGKIVLAGEPINAIWWTHWGLRLDAFSVYCIHKFGWFESGWSEDFLTECFLRAGLATQVVVDADPLVGFTVIARPLQLGARSGAEFIRSTTATGFSGDPQFGIFSGEGSLDLVFPREATRAELVFQNFRPRAVPARMSHGDTVLFAGEALMGPTVVTVDRRADRMRIDLSSEVWVPDEELGNGDPRRLSLHLETVTFA; encoded by the coding sequence ATGCTGGTAGATGCAACCTCGCTCGGCGCGTTCGTTTCGCGGAGCGATGAGATCGGCGGGCCGGGCTCACCGGCATGCGACGCCTACTGGGCGGATTTCAGCTACCAACCGAGCTATCGGGTCGATCAGAGTCTGGATCCGTTCAGCGAAGCCTATGTCGCCGAGCAGATCGCCCTTTATCGCGAGATCGCCGGGCGCGAGCTGAACCAGGTCGAGACCGAGATGACCGCCCTGAACCTCGCCGAGCATGTCGCGGCGGTAAATCCGTACAACCATCCCCAGCCGTCTGGACTGGCCCTGCACATCGAACGTCTGTCCAAGGCCATGCGCCTGGCGGAGATTCCGCGCGGCGGCCGGCTCATCGACATGGGGTGCGGCTGGGGACTGTCATCGGAACTTGCCGCCTATCTGGGGCTGAGCGTCCGGGCGGTCGATATCAATCCTGACTTCGTCAGTCTTGTGAACCAGCGCGCCGCGCGCTCGGGCTGGGATATTTCTGCGGTCCAGTCGCCGTTCGATTCCTACGAGCCGGCGGCGGCGGACGCTGTGCTGTTTTATGAGTGTCTGCACCACGCTGTGAGGCCCTGGACCCTGATCGAGACCCTGGGCCGGTCGCTGGGCGAAACTGGCAAGATCGTCCTGGCCGGAGAGCCTATCAACGCCATCTGGTGGACCCACTGGGGGCTGCGGCTGGACGCCTTTTCCGTCTACTGCATCCACAAATTCGGCTGGTTCGAGAGCGGGTGGTCCGAGGACTTTTTGACCGAGTGCTTCCTGCGCGCGGGCCTGGCCACCCAGGTCGTTGTGGACGCCGACCCCTTGGTCGGGTTCACCGTCATCGCCCGGCCCTTGCAGCTGGGCGCGCGTTCAGGCGCCGAGTTCATCCGGTCCACCACGGCGACGGGGTTCAGCGGCGATCCGCAGTTCGGCATCTTCAGCGGCGAGGGCTCTCTGGACCTGGTGTTCCCACGTGAGGCGACGCGGGCAGAGCTGGTGTTCCAGAATTTCCGTCCACGGGCGGTACCGGCGCGCATGAGCCACGGTGACACGGTCCTGTTCGCGGGTGAGGCTCTTATGGGGCCGACCGTGGTCACGGTCGACCGACGGGCCGACCGGATGCGGATCGACCTGAGTTCCGAAGTCTGGGTGCCCGACGAGGAGCTTGGAAACGGCGACCCTCGTCGCCTGAGCCTGCACCTGGAAACCGTTACCTTCGCCTGA
- a CDS encoding GDP-L-fucose synthase family protein has protein sequence MQEAIWVAGHRGMVGSAIVRNLEAQGRRVLTVDRKDLDLRNQKAVETWMQQHQPSSVIFAAAKVGGILANDTLPADFLYDNLCIQTNTINAAHLAGVNRFVFLGSSCIYPKFAEQPIKESSLLTGPLEPTNEWYAIAKIAGIKLCQAYMKQYGRQYVSVMPCNLYGPGDNFDLKSSHVMPALIRKILAAKEQDLPDVEVWGTGTPLREFLHVDDMAAGAVHCHDNYFDFEHINCGSEKEVTIRGLAETIAEAVGYEGGIVFDSSKPDGTPRKVMDSSRLRAQGWEPKIELLDGIRTTIDWFTKTYPKG, from the coding sequence ATGCAGGAAGCCATCTGGGTGGCCGGGCATCGCGGGATGGTCGGCAGCGCGATCGTGCGTAATCTCGAGGCGCAGGGCCGTCGTGTCCTGACCGTCGACCGCAAGGATCTGGACCTGCGCAACCAGAAAGCCGTCGAGACCTGGATGCAGCAGCATCAGCCGTCGTCGGTCATCTTCGCCGCGGCCAAGGTCGGTGGAATCCTGGCTAACGACACCCTTCCGGCGGATTTTCTCTACGACAACCTCTGCATACAGACGAACACGATCAACGCCGCCCACCTGGCCGGAGTGAACCGCTTCGTCTTCCTCGGATCGTCGTGCATCTATCCGAAATTCGCCGAGCAGCCGATCAAGGAAAGCAGCCTGCTGACGGGGCCGCTGGAGCCGACAAACGAGTGGTATGCGATCGCCAAGATCGCCGGCATCAAGCTCTGCCAAGCCTATATGAAGCAGTACGGTCGCCAGTATGTGTCGGTGATGCCGTGCAATCTTTACGGCCCAGGCGATAATTTCGACCTCAAGAGCAGCCACGTCATGCCGGCTCTGATCCGTAAGATCCTGGCGGCCAAGGAGCAGGACCTGCCCGACGTCGAGGTCTGGGGCACAGGCACGCCGCTGCGCGAGTTCCTGCACGTGGACGACATGGCCGCGGGCGCGGTCCACTGCCACGACAACTATTTCGACTTCGAGCACATCAACTGCGGCAGCGAGAAGGAAGTCACTATCCGTGGCCTGGCCGAAACCATCGCCGAGGCGGTCGGCTATGAGGGCGGCATCGTCTTCGACAGCAGCAAGCCAGACGGCACGCCGCGCAAGGTGATGGACTCAAGCCGCTTGCGCGCCCAGGGTTGGGAACCGAAGATCGAACTGCTGGACGGGATCCGCACGACGATCGACT